A region of the Tachyglossus aculeatus isolate mTacAcu1 chromosome 12 unlocalized genomic scaffold, mTacAcu1.pri SUPER_6_unloc_3, whole genome shotgun sequence genome:
gcccaaagtcacacagctaagtgggagaaccaggattagaacccacgacctctgactcctaagcctgggctcgttccactaagccacagctgttTCCTCCACATAAGTGTGCACTTATACATCTGCATATGTGTTCCTGCATATGTTTGAGTGTAGTCACGTACATTTGTGAGTGCACGTGCATTCATAAATACATGTGCACATGAATGTATGCCCGTATACAAGTGGGAGTGtttgcacatatgcatatatatgcttatatatctgtgaacatgtacatatgcacaaattcattcagtcatatttcattcaattatatttcatgcaattgtatttattgagcacttactgtgtagagagcactgtactaagcgcttgggagaggtcaattcaacaacgaatagagacaatccctaccaaacaacaggctcacagtctagaaggggggagacagatatccaaacaagtaaacaggcatcaatagcatcaatataaatcatcaaatttatagatatatgcacatcatatatatatagtatataatcatcatcaatcgtatttattgagcgcttactgtgtgcagagcaccgtactaagtgcttgggaagtacaagttggcaacatatagagacagtccctacccaatagtgggctcacggtctaaaagtatATAATGTATACAAATGTGTGCATGTGGATGTGTgtataagtcacttcaattctttttgcttcagctacctcatctgtaaaataaggattaagactgtgagccccacgtgggacaacctgattacctggtatctaccccagcgcttagaacagtgcttggcatgtagtaagtgcttaacaaataccatcatcatcattgttattattattatttgcacatatgtATGGCTGCAgacaaacatatgcacatatgtacaccaccaacatgtatgtgtgtgagcaTGTTTATATGTGTATGGGGCTATGTACGTATGGATAAAAATGTAAATGTATGCatatgtgtgcatttgtgtgtgttttgAATAACCTCGTCCATCGCATTTTAACAGAGTCTGGAGGCCTACACGAGAATACAACTCGTCAGCAGAGGAAAATTGTCCAAAGAGGCTTTGTCTGGGAGATGAGAGCTGGGAAGACTTTGCTCCACTCAGGAGTGAAGCTGGCTGATTTCCCCGGCAGACTCCATCCTCGGCGTCCTCTCTGCTGGGGGTCACTCCTAGGACACAGTGCAGTTGGGTGGAGAGAGTGTCAGCGTCTGCCGACCCCTGCCTCGTCCCTCCCGGgtacccttcccccctccctccaacccaGCAGCCCAAGAGCCACCAGAAGCATCTCTGTTGCTCTCCCCAGGCTAAAGCGAGCTCGGTGAAAATTAGCAACCAAGCGTTGCCCATTGCACGGAGGCTCTCATGGACTTGTTAAAAATGCAACGTGTGGAGCACTTCAGAACGTTATTAATAGGATGCAAGGGGGTGAACTTCCTATCGAGGTCTCAAGTGCCAACCAGCTTGAAGGAGCAATCAGTGGAGGCCACTCGGGGCTGAGAGAACCGAAAAAAGGAGACGGCAGCTGCCGGAAAAGTTTATCCCCTCTCCCTAGAGGGAAATCAAGTCAGACGGAGGCCTAGTTCTCATgcaatgaggagggagaggcggggaaaATGAACAGCAGATGcgaaaatcttctagactgtgagcccgttgttgggtagggaccgtctctatatgttacaaacttgtacttcccaagcgcttagaacagtcctttgtacacagtaagcgctcaaatatatacgattagatgaatgaatgaatgaatgaatgaatgaaagaatgctggaCTTTATTCTGATTCCTTCTCGggcctgcttccctcctccccctccaaattcCTCAGATCGCTGGACACTGTCGGCACCCCTTGGCCAGCAGAAGATATTTTTTTTCTCCTAGAGAGCAtccccccagctcacactccgatggagaggtggaggaggagcgtgAGAAGCTGCATCGCCTAGTGGTTAGAGACCGGGACTTAGACTCGGAAGGacctaattctgcctcctcctcttatctgttgtgtgaccctggacaagtcacatcgCTGTatctcagtcccttcatctgtcaaatggggattaagaccgggaccAAACTGttgagcctgtatctacctcagtctttagtacagtgcctgatacatagtaagtgcctaacagtgATCACCACCTctgttatgtactctcccaaatgtttagtccagtgctctgcccacagtaaacactcaataaattccactgattgattgtttgactgactgattatccttTGTGCTACTGTCATACGTGACTTCACAAATTCCAGCCTAGTCCAGGACTGAAAGACATGAGATATGGGTTCGAGAACAGGCACTGCTATtttcggctgtgtggcttttggaaagccccttaacttctctgtggctatttcctcattggtaaaatgggggtacaaTACCCGTTTTTCCTCCCTTTTACAATAttagtccagggactgtgtccaatcagtttATCTTGAATCAATCTCAACACTTATAGCACAGTGCTGGGTCCATAAATAGCAGCATTATAAAAATTGCATAGGAGTATGcgctgaggaaaggaaagaagtatGAAAATGCAAAGACGTGTTGGAAGGAAAGCTTGGGAGTTAATctgagaagtcttcctggaggagatgggatttttctaaggaaggctttgaaattgaattCACTGAGTCCAGTTCCCTTCTGTggtattaaaggtatttattaagtacccatTGTTGgcagtgcactatattaagctcttggcaaagttcaacaggaagcaaagcactaagtacagggctctgggtgCCAATCTCAGGtccctctgctgcgtgaccttaggcaagtcatttaactgcttagggcctcattttcctcatctgtaaaatgaaggttcaatactggttctcccctctggactgtgggctcattttgggtggggaatgcgtctaccaaccctgttatattgtactcccccaagcgcttagtacaatgctctgcacacaggaagtgctcaataaatataattgattgattgaaagattctcccttctacttagccttTGAGTCCCTTGTCAAACAGGAACTGTTTGACTATCTTATATTTttctcagtgtttagtagagtgattggcacagagtaagagcttaataaataccactactattgttataagattatttattattaactgatattaataataaaacatttattaagctattattaataaaaatcagcttcctcagcactttggcaATCACAACCCCCCTTAGTGTTTTTGTACACGTTGATATACCTCTTCagctataccaatcaatcaataaatcatatttattgagcaattcctgtgtgcagaacactgttctaagcgctggggagagtagagtataatagagttggcagatacattccccacccacaacgagcttacagtctaggggggttcacacggcagacaaggtgTGGATCCGGGcatcgaacccaggtctttctgactcccaagcctgcactctatccattatgccacgctgcttccagggaTTAGAACAATGATCggtacctaataagtgcttaacaaatgccataattattattctcactggagCAGGCAATAATCACTTCTAACCTACAATGAGCTCAGTGCTGTAGCCTCGGTATGCGCTGTTTCTCGTGGACAGGGCCTCTTGGGATCGATCAatctttcaatcgatcaatcaatgaccaATAGTGTAGATTGAGTGCATTTTGAGTggtaaacactgcactaaatacttgggagagtaaaaagaaACAAGACCCAGTGTCaaggaatcaatggcatttattgagcagctactacatacagaggattgtgctattactactacaccaACACCTAATTATAGcatttttttagcgcttactatgtgcccagcacttttctaggcactggggtagatacaaggcaatcagattgaacacggtctctgtcccacatgggactcacaggctcaatctccattttatgcattcatttcattcattcaatcacatttattgagcattcattgtgtgcagagcattactaagcgcttggaaagtacaactcagcaagagagataatccccacccaacaacgggctcacagtctagtaggaggagacagacaacaaaacaaaacaagtagacaggcatcaacagcattttacagaagaggtaactgagacacagagaagtaagagacacagacacagtgagacacgctgagaagcagcgtggctcagtggaaagagcacggattttggagtcagaattcatggatttaaatcccggctccgccacttgtcaagtgtgtgactttgggcaagtcacttaatttctctgtgcctcagttccctcatctgaaaaatggggatgaagactgtgagccccacgagggacaatcttaattaccttgcatccccccagcgcttaaaacagtgctttgcacatagtaagcgcttaacaaatgccatcttcatcattaataaatgccatcatcattattattattgaagtgatgacaaagttcacacagcagacaagtggaagagtagggattcgaacccacgacctctgactcccaagcctgtgcccttgccGCTGGaccgtactcagcacttgggaaggtataatagaggtagaagacctgcacctccttttcctcaactccccctcccctccccatcaccccacctcgttcccttggctctaccccatcttgccgccccacagcacagacgagaaagaggcacagtaaggaggttagcggcagaggagcggagggtgcgggctgagctgtagaacgAGAGATAAGCTTGAtaagctagtatccaccccagagcttacaacaatgctcgacccatattaagcgctttacaGTGAAGGAATAATGCAATTCattaatttacagacaggaggaaaagaTGGCTAAAATGGTCACGCATGGAAATGGTGATGTTCAAAAGAACTACAGGAGAATGTAGGTGCAAACCTGATGAGACTCTCACATAGGGCACAAATATGCACATTTTCCCGTCGTTTGCTATCGGATATGGAAATTATCCCTTGAACTCTTCAGGCCCTCCAGCGGAGTGAACAGAAAGTGATTTTGGCGCCCCCCCTGCAGGATGCCTGAGGAAGGAGTAGATGACCTGAGGAAGgaaagtctctgccctcaatggaCTGATAGTCTTTTTGACGTGAGGTGGATGAGCTAAGCatcttggcttagaggaaagagcccggggtcggggattcagaggttgtgggttctaatactggctccgccactaatcagctgtgtgaccttgggcaagccagttaatttctctgtgcctcagctacctcacctgtaaaatgaggattaagactgtgagccccacatgggacaacctgatgatcttgtatctaccccagccctttaaacagtgcttggcatatagtaagcgcttaacaaatacaataattatagagaagcagcatggcttaatggaaagagcacaggcctgggtgtccgaagtcgtgggtctaatcctggctctgtcacttaacagctgtgtgattttggtccagtcacttaacttctctgtgcctcagttccctcacctgtaaaatggggattaagactggagccccacgtgggacaaactgatttccttgaatctacctcagcgtttagaacaatgcttggcacgtagtcagagtttaacaagtaccatcattatcattattataatggccaACGTGTAGCTCCATCCTCCCCCAGGGACTACAAGGGATTAGGATGGGAAAATATTTAGTTGTATTTTATGCTcctccatgaagcagcgtggcctagtggatctaatcccggctccgccactcatctgctgtgcgaccttggacaagtcacttgacttatctgagcctctgtgacctcgtctgtaacagagggattaagactgtgaaccccatttggtacagagactgtgtccaacagatgTGCTTGATTCCAaaccagcgcttaattcagtgcctagcatagatgaagtgcttaagaaacaccacagttattagtattattattcactgggcctcagtaacctcatttgtaaaatggggattaagactgtgagcaccaagtgggacagagactttgtatccaccccggcgcttagtacggtgtctggcacgtagtaagtgcctaaaaactaccattattattattattattattattattattattattattattattattattattattactggaggggGCGGTGGAGGAGAGAATCTCGTTCCTCATTggtggagaagtagagaagcagtgagtcttggtggatagagcccggacctggtagtcagaagaatgtggattccaatcctagctctgatgcatgtccgctgtgtgaccctggccaggtcacttcacttctctgagcctcagtttcctatctgtaaaatgggcattaagagcataaaccccatgtgggacagggaccatgtccaacctgataaacttgtatctatcccggaatTCAGAGCAGCGCTCGGCagccagtaagctctcagtgagtacgataataataataataataatcattattataatcggCCCTTCAAGGAGGAGAAGACCTTCCAACTCTCGCCTGGATCCCTCTGTTGCAGAGGATGTAGACTGCCACCACCTCCTGTcgaaggagctggaggaggcgGGCTGGATGTAGGTGTAGATGACAGGGGAGTAGAAGAGGtgagaggagcaggtggagaaggccttcctCTTGCCCTTGGCCATCCGGATGCGGAGGATGGCGGCCTCGATGAAGCCATAGGAAATGCAGATCAGCAGGAAGTCCCCATGACCAGGATGTGTTGACCACGAAGACCATCACCTCGTTGGCCCAAAAGGGGATGCAGGAGAGGACCAGCAGGGGAGATGGGATCTCTCAGAAGAAGTGGTCAATGGCGTCCGGCCAGCGGAAGGTGAGCCGGAggatgagacccatgtggaccaGGCATTGGTGACAGCGATGAGGAGGACGGTGGCGAGGAGGGCGGAGCAAGTCTGCCGGCTCATGATTGCGGCatagaggagagggaagcagatggccacatagcggtcataggccatggCGGTGAAGGGAACCATCTCGGCCCCCAGGGACCAGGTGAAGAAGAAGAGCTGGACTATGCAGCCGCCGTAGTTAATGGTCTTTCGGCAACCCAGCGTGGTCTCCAACATCTTGAATACGACGGGGGAAGTGCATAAGACGTCCACCAGGGCCAGGGTCAGCAGCAGGAGGTATATGGGCGTGCGCAGGGCCGCGCTGAGACTGACTGCGGCCATGATGAGACCGTTGCCCAGCACAGGCACCAGGTAGACGTACAGGAAGATGGCGAAGAGGAGGGGCCGCAGCTCGGGGCGGTTCGACTGGCCCAGGATGACGAACTTGGACACGGTGCCGAGGTTCATCggacttggggtggggggactgggcaggggctggtgaaggggagaggaagaactggccatggaatgaagcaggggaggtggcagggaggtaggtgggagagctggtggaaaagtggaaagggagagtcggtggtggaggtgaaagggagagatgatggagaagggcagagctggaggggagg
Encoded here:
- the LOC119921607 gene encoding olfactory receptor 13G1-like yields the protein MNLGTVSKFVILGQSNRPELRPLLFAIFLYVYLVPVLGNGLIMAAVSLSAALRTPIYLLLLTLALVDVLCTSPVVFKMLETTLGCRKTINYGGCIVQLFFFTWSLGAEMVPFTAMAYDRYVAICFPLLYAAIMSRQTCSALLATVLLIAVTNAWSTWAAILRIRMAKGKRKAFSTCSSHLFYSPVIYTYIQPASSSSFDRRDPSGPNVCLSNFRRAPLTS